The Haloterrigena turkmenica DSM 5511 genome includes the window CGACGAGGACGTCTACCTGATGGGCGAGGACGTCGGCAAGTTCGGCGGCGTCCTCGAGGTGACCAGCGGCCTCTGGGAGGAGTTCGGCGATGAACGCGTCCGCGACACGCCGATCAGCGAGGCCGGCTTCATCGGCGCCGCGACCGGCGCCGCCGCGACCGGGACCCGACCCGTCGCCGAGCTCATGTTCTCGGACTTCATGGGCGTCTCGATGGAGCAGATCATGAACCAGATGGCGAAGATGCGCTACATGTTCGGCGGGAAGACGGAGATGCCCGTCACCGTCCGGACGACCGAGGGCGGCGGCATGGGCGCCGCGAGCCAACACTCCGGCACGGTCCACACCTGGATCGCCCACTTCCCCGGCCTGAAGGCCGTCGCGCCGGGCACGGCCGCCGCGGCGAAGGGGCTGACGAAGGCCGCGGTCCGGTCGGACGACCCCGTGTTCGTCTTCGAGAACAAGATGATCTACGAGCAGCAGGGCGAGGTCCCTACCGACGAGGAGTTCACCGTCCCGCTCGGCGAGGCCGCGGTCGAACGCGAGGGCGAGGACGTCACCGTCGTGGCGACCCAGCGGCTCGTCGGCGAGAGCCTGCAGACCGCCGACAGCCTGGCCGACGACGTCAGCGTCGAGGTCATCGACGCCCGCTCGCTGTACCCGCTGGACACGGAGACCATCGCCG containing:
- a CDS encoding alpha-ketoacid dehydrogenase subunit beta, with translation MTAQAEIERAEETETMTVREAIRMGLREELERDEDVYLMGEDVGKFGGVLEVTSGLWEEFGDERVRDTPISEAGFIGAATGAAATGTRPVAELMFSDFMGVSMEQIMNQMAKMRYMFGGKTEMPVTVRTTEGGGMGAASQHSGTVHTWIAHFPGLKAVAPGTAAAAKGLTKAAVRSDDPVFVFENKMIYEQQGEVPTDEEFTVPLGEAAVEREGEDVTVVATQRLVGESLQTADSLADDVSVEVIDARSLYPLDTETIAESVRKTGRLVVADESPLSYGVHAEIVSRVQEEAFFSLDAPIQRIGTPDTHMPFSPPLEQEVLPDGDDVREAIELIT